A window of the Betaproteobacteria bacterium genome harbors these coding sequences:
- a CDS encoding response regulator, with the protein MRVASDGFEALRLGETFEPHVVMLDIGMPGLDGFETARRVRAAPWGRDVLLVAITGWGRPDDRAQSQAAGFDLHLVKPVDLDVIESLLTGAPEDVPVRG; encoded by the coding sequence ATGCGCGTGGCCTCCGACGGATTCGAGGCGCTGCGACTGGGCGAGACGTTCGAGCCGCACGTGGTCATGCTGGATATCGGCATGCCGGGCCTGGACGGATTCGAGACGGCACGGCGGGTCCGTGCGGCACCCTGGGGCCGGGACGTGCTGCTCGTCGCCATTACGGGATGGGGGCGGCCCGACGATCGCGCGCAGTCGCAGGCCGCCGGTTTCGACCTGCATCTGGTCAAACCCGTGGATCTGGACGTGATCGAATCGCTGCTGACGGGTGCGCCGGAGGACGTGCCGGTGCGGGGGTGA
- a CDS encoding CRISPR-associated endonuclease Cas3'', whose protein sequence is MMRKVRMPFGPQFAITSRVAHVVSHPVGTLQNMNTSPNPPLAHGPDHLLTEHLRAVAEQAGRYAPSGGAVWASLAGLWHDLGKFRPGFQHYVRDDPDAHIEGRGVGRLDKSHSAAGALHALAQMKAHFGEPGRRAGRLLAMLIASHHAGLYDSAELDDRLSGGGRADSDREREEALRVCAAHAPEVLEIPEGIDAAALFGAIPGLDRDEPLAQALWLRMLFSALVDSDFLDTEAYFERSKAMRRAGFPKLDQYLARLDAHLDAMAQQVLAAGRADEPVMRARAQVLSDCRTAAIQPTGVFSLQVPTGGGKTLASLAFALRHAVAHGLDRVIVAIPYTSIVEQTVDVLTGIFGRDNVIEHHSQADGGVERRRRGRAWHARTGTRP, encoded by the coding sequence ATGATGCGAAAAGTCCGTATGCCGTTCGGGCCACAATTTGCGATAACGTCCCGGGTGGCTCACGTGGTGAGCCACCCGGTCGGTACGCTACAAAATATGAACACTAGTCCGAACCCGCCGCTGGCCCACGGCCCTGATCACCTGCTTACAGAACACCTTCGCGCGGTCGCGGAGCAGGCAGGGCGGTACGCCCCGTCCGGCGGTGCGGTCTGGGCCAGTCTCGCTGGCCTCTGGCACGATCTGGGGAAGTTTCGCCCCGGTTTCCAGCACTACGTGCGGGACGATCCAGACGCTCACATCGAAGGCCGTGGCGTCGGGCGGCTAGACAAGAGCCACTCCGCCGCCGGCGCCTTGCATGCCTTGGCTCAGATGAAGGCACACTTCGGTGAGCCGGGACGGCGTGCTGGCCGCCTGCTCGCGATGCTGATTGCCTCGCATCACGCTGGGCTCTATGACAGTGCCGAACTCGACGACCGCCTCAGTGGTGGTGGTCGCGCAGACAGCGATCGGGAACGCGAGGAGGCTCTGCGTGTCTGTGCGGCCCACGCGCCTGAGGTATTGGAGATTCCCGAAGGGATCGACGCGGCAGCGCTATTCGGCGCCATTCCTGGCCTTGACAGGGATGAACCGCTTGCGCAGGCGCTTTGGTTGCGCATGCTGTTCTCAGCGCTCGTGGATTCCGACTTCCTCGACACCGAGGCCTATTTCGAAAGATCCAAGGCAATGCGTCGTGCGGGCTTCCCCAAACTGGATCAATACCTGGCCCGGTTGGATGCCCACCTGGATGCCATGGCGCAGCAGGTGCTTGCCGCTGGCCGCGCAGATGAGCCCGTGATGCGAGCACGCGCCCAGGTGCTTTCCGATTGCCGCACAGCCGCGATCCAGCCGACTGGCGTGTTCAGTCTTCAGGTACCTACCGGTGGCGGCAAGACCCTGGCTTCTTTGGCGTTCGCGTTGCGTCACGCCGTGGCTCATGGACTGGACCGCGTGATCGTTGCCATCCCCTACACAAGTATCGTCGAGCAGACGGTCGACGTTCTCACCGGCATCTTCGGCCGCGACAACGTGATCGAGCACCACAGTCAGGCCGACGGTGGGGTTGAGAGGAGACGGCGAGGTCGCGCCTGGCATGCGAGAACTGGGACGCGCCCCTGA